One genomic window of Halolamina sediminis includes the following:
- a CDS encoding ribosome assembly factor SBDS: MIPLDDAVTARLESHGERFEVLIDPDAALEIKRGEFEGDLEDVIAAEDVFENASRGDRPAEADLEEVFGTTDPLEIIPEVVERGEIQITAEQRKEMEEQKHNALINKIARNAVNPQMDNAPHPPERIERALEEAGFSVDPMEPIESQVDDALDALRPVIPIRFDEITVAVNVPADYAGSAQAKIRQYGDLEREEWQADGSWIGVVTFPAGMQNDFYDLVNEETSGEAETSIVKEKDDLKTR, translated from the coding sequence ATGATTCCGCTCGACGACGCCGTCACCGCCCGGCTCGAGTCACACGGCGAGCGCTTCGAAGTACTCATCGACCCCGACGCCGCCCTCGAGATCAAGCGCGGCGAGTTCGAGGGCGACCTCGAGGACGTGATCGCCGCGGAGGACGTGTTCGAGAACGCTTCGCGGGGGGACCGCCCCGCCGAGGCCGACCTGGAGGAGGTGTTCGGCACGACCGACCCGCTGGAGATCATCCCCGAGGTCGTCGAACGCGGGGAGATCCAGATCACTGCCGAGCAGCGCAAGGAAATGGAGGAGCAGAAGCACAACGCGCTGATCAACAAGATCGCGCGGAACGCGGTCAACCCCCAGATGGACAACGCGCCCCACCCGCCCGAACGGATCGAGCGGGCGCTTGAGGAGGCAGGCTTCTCCGTCGATCCGATGGAGCCCATCGAGTCACAGGTCGACGACGCGCTCGACGCGCTCCGGCCGGTGATCCCCATCCGCTTCGACGAGATCACCGTCGCGGTGAACGTCCCCGCGGACTACGCGGGCAGCGCACAAGCCAAGATCCGGCAGTACGGCGATCTCGAACGCGAGGAGTGGCAGGCCGACGGCTCCTGGATCGGCGTGGTCACGTTCCCCGCCGGGATGCAGAACGATTTCTACGACCTCGTCAACGAGGAGACAAGCGGCGAGGCGGAGACGAGCATCGTCAAGGAGAAAGACGACCTGAAGACGCGCTGA
- a CDS encoding FUN14 domain-containing protein: MDPVALQFNIDFQQLGVEAGSGGLIGALVGFAAKKVAKIIAVLVGIELALFKFLESREIISVDWDKLTSGLMGAGQNAASGTPPSWLDTILSTLSVSAGFTAGFYVGWRRA, translated from the coding sequence ATGGATCCCGTCGCGTTACAGTTCAACATCGACTTCCAGCAGCTCGGGGTGGAGGCCGGCTCCGGTGGCCTGATCGGCGCCTTGGTCGGCTTCGCCGCCAAGAAGGTCGCCAAGATCATCGCCGTGCTGGTCGGCATCGAGCTGGCGCTGTTCAAGTTCCTCGAGTCCCGCGAGATCATCTCCGTCGACTGGGACAAGCTCACCTCCGGGTTGATGGGCGCGGGTCAGAACGCCGCCAGCGGGACGCCGCCGTCGTGGCTCGACACGATCCTCTCGACGCTGTCGGTCTCCGCGGGCTTCACCGCCGGCTTCTACGTCGGCTGGCGGCGGGCCTAA
- the uppS gene encoding polyprenyl diphosphate synthase, whose product MKQWLREQVARAYQRLLRREGDGGPSHVAIIQDGNRRYAREQGDDATEGHRAGAETTEQVLEWCQDLGVKELTLYAFSTENFKRPPEEREHLYDLLEEKLTSIADNDRIHENGVSIRAIGETDRLPDRVREAIRYAEDHTADYDSFRLNVALAYGGRNELLRAARDVLADVEAGELDPTAIDIDLVDDRLYGREVRDVDLIIRTGGDERTSNFLPWHANGNEAAAYFCAPYWPEFSKTDFLRGIRTYQSRERSWQRTRRERAAAIVRAVAETELAEARTVAGRLREKLPGGAAPELDAELDGSTAESAD is encoded by the coding sequence ATGAAGCAGTGGCTCCGGGAGCAGGTCGCACGCGCCTACCAGCGCCTGCTCCGCCGCGAGGGCGACGGCGGCCCGTCCCACGTCGCGATCATTCAGGACGGGAACCGCCGCTACGCCCGGGAACAGGGCGACGACGCCACCGAGGGCCACCGCGCCGGCGCTGAGACCACCGAACAGGTGCTGGAGTGGTGTCAGGACCTCGGCGTGAAGGAGCTCACGCTGTACGCGTTCTCCACGGAGAACTTCAAGCGCCCGCCCGAGGAGCGGGAACACCTCTACGACCTGCTCGAGGAGAAGCTCACCTCCATCGCGGACAACGACCGCATCCACGAGAACGGGGTTTCGATCCGCGCGATCGGCGAGACCGACCGCCTGCCCGACCGCGTCCGGGAGGCGATCCGCTACGCCGAGGACCACACCGCGGACTACGACTCGTTCCGGCTCAACGTCGCGCTCGCGTACGGCGGTCGGAACGAACTCCTCCGGGCCGCCCGGGACGTGCTGGCGGACGTCGAGGCCGGCGAGCTCGACCCCACGGCGATCGACATCGACCTCGTCGACGACCGCCTCTACGGCCGGGAGGTCCGGGACGTGGACCTGATCATCCGCACCGGCGGCGACGAGCGCACCTCGAACTTCCTCCCGTGGCACGCCAACGGCAACGAGGCTGCGGCGTACTTCTGTGCGCCGTACTGGCCGGAGTTCTCGAAAACCGACTTCCTGCGCGGCATCCGTACCTACCAGTCCCGCGAACGCTCGTGGCAGCGCACCCGCCGGGAGCGGGCGGCCGCGATCGTGCGCGCGGTCGCCGAGACCGAACTCGCGGAGGCCCGAACCGTCGCGGGCCGCCTCCGCGAGAAGCTGCCCGGCGGGGCGGCGCCCGAACTCGACGCCGAACTCGACGGCTCGACTGCGGAGTCGGCAGACTGA
- a CDS encoding undecaprenyl diphosphate synthase family protein: MGAYDAYLALRHRLADADGPAHVALVLTERDLLEQGAYETLERTLGWAFDYGAERVTVSVSVLDEAVVPTLVRELRGIDAPRAVAVRGPDSAERADAPIRINVGLGGRGEFARAVREMAEDVAAGELDPEAVDEETVTDHLVFPAEPDLLIKTGAERLSDFLIWQSTYSELYFTDVNWRDFRKRDYLRAVREFEDRQRRFGE; encoded by the coding sequence GTGGGAGCGTACGACGCCTACCTCGCCCTCCGCCACCGCCTCGCCGACGCCGACGGCCCCGCCCACGTCGCGCTCGTGCTGACGGAACGGGACCTGCTGGAACAGGGCGCCTACGAGACGCTCGAACGGACGCTCGGCTGGGCGTTCGACTACGGCGCCGAACGGGTGACCGTCTCGGTGTCGGTGCTCGACGAGGCGGTCGTGCCGACGCTCGTCCGGGAGCTCCGCGGGATCGACGCCCCCAGAGCGGTCGCGGTCCGCGGCCCGGACAGCGCCGAACGCGCCGACGCCCCGATCCGGATCAACGTCGGCCTCGGCGGCCGCGGGGAGTTCGCCCGCGCGGTCCGGGAGATGGCCGAGGACGTGGCGGCCGGCGAGCTCGACCCCGAGGCGGTCGACGAGGAGACGGTGACGGATCATCTCGTGTTCCCGGCGGAGCCGGACCTGCTGATCAAAACCGGCGCCGAGCGGCTCTCCGATTTCCTGATCTGGCAGTCGACGTACTCGGAGCTGTACTTCACCGACGTGAACTGGCGGGACTTCCGGAAGCGTGACTACCTCCGGGCAGTGCGGGAGTTCGAGGACCGCCAGCGGCGGTTCGGGGAGTGA
- a CDS encoding DUF92 domain-containing protein: MNRRLRRDAAFAAVSLLALAAPLLGRATALPFLAVAGAAALLIEDGPLFELFARPRDRQAGRLYGLAAFSLSAAVLAVLAAPPVAATYTMPLPAFAASVVTVGVGNLGATAVRDRFDEQFLVVSTFAVVAFAAALFAQLAVVALAAMPFASGSVDAGLVAAAPTFTFHAATAALVAAITRSMLSPGDAGAVTFAVGAAMLVVGALAPAVHVLDVGLALGVALFLGGVTYATGTASVEGMLSGVLLCLAAIGLGGPGWFVILLTFFGVGSLSTKFRYEEKADRGVAEGNDGARGLGNVLGNAGIALVAVVGFAAAGDLPVDAELFRLAFAGSLATATGDTLSSEIGGLFDMPRLVTTGERVPPGTDGAVTWQGELAGVVGAALVGVLAVALLGVTRSPPVVVALVTAGGVAGMTADSLLGATVEGDRLENETVNLLATLSGALASVLLAFVL; this comes from the coding sequence GTGAACCGGAGGCTCAGGCGTGACGCGGCCTTCGCCGCGGTCTCCCTGCTCGCGCTCGCAGCGCCGCTGCTCGGTCGGGCGACGGCGCTACCGTTCCTCGCCGTCGCCGGCGCCGCGGCGCTGCTGATCGAGGACGGCCCGTTGTTCGAACTGTTCGCCCGCCCGCGGGACCGACAGGCCGGCCGCCTCTACGGCCTCGCGGCGTTCTCGCTGTCGGCGGCCGTCCTCGCCGTCCTCGCGGCGCCGCCGGTCGCCGCCACCTACACGATGCCGTTACCGGCCTTTGCCGCCAGCGTCGTCACCGTCGGCGTCGGCAACCTCGGCGCCACGGCTGTCCGCGACCGCTTCGACGAGCAGTTCCTCGTCGTCTCGACGTTCGCCGTCGTCGCGTTCGCCGCGGCGCTGTTCGCCCAACTGGCCGTCGTCGCGCTGGCGGCGATGCCGTTCGCCTCCGGGAGCGTCGACGCCGGCCTCGTGGCGGCCGCGCCGACGTTCACGTTCCACGCCGCGACCGCGGCGCTGGTAGCCGCGATCACCCGCTCGATGCTCTCGCCCGGCGACGCCGGCGCGGTGACGTTCGCCGTCGGCGCGGCGATGCTCGTCGTCGGCGCGCTCGCGCCCGCGGTCCACGTCCTCGATGTGGGGCTCGCGCTGGGGGTCGCGCTGTTCCTCGGCGGCGTCACGTACGCCACCGGCACCGCCTCCGTCGAGGGGATGCTCTCGGGCGTGCTGCTCTGTCTGGCCGCCATCGGGCTCGGCGGGCCGGGCTGGTTCGTCATCCTACTCACCTTCTTCGGCGTGGGCTCGCTCTCGACGAAGTTCCGCTACGAGGAGAAAGCCGACCGCGGCGTCGCCGAGGGGAACGACGGCGCCCGGGGGCTAGGCAACGTGCTCGGTAACGCCGGCATCGCCCTCGTTGCCGTCGTCGGCTTCGCGGCTGCGGGCGATCTCCCGGTGGATGCCGAGCTGTTCCGGCTGGCGTTCGCTGGCTCGCTCGCGACGGCGACGGGGGACACGCTCTCCAGTGAGATCGGCGGCTTGTTCGACATGCCGCGGCTGGTCACGACCGGCGAGCGCGTCCCGCCGGGCACCGACGGCGCGGTCACTTGGCAGGGCGAGCTCGCGGGCGTCGTCGGCGCGGCGCTAGTCGGCGTGCTGGCGGTGGCGCTGCTCGGCGTCACCCGCTCGCCGCCGGTCGTGGTCGCTCTCGTGACCGCCGGGGGGGTCGCCGGGATGACGGCCGACAGCCTGCTCGGTGCCACCGTCGAGGGCGACCGCCTCGAGAACGAGACGGTGAACCTCCTCGCGACGCTGTCGGGGGCGCTGGCGAGCGTCCTGCTCGCGTTCGTGCTGTGA
- a CDS encoding GNAT family N-acetyltransferase, whose product MIREGRSEDRAAVRRLQQYLPEPVPELLDPVAGGELLVATDGESVVGYLLWLPGEPVYVAELVVHPDYRRAGRGRALFRSLFDRLDDGTAVTLRVAAANEGARALYAELGFERVAVDPDAYDDGTGYLLRAVVD is encoded by the coding sequence GTGATTCGCGAGGGGCGTTCCGAGGACCGGGCGGCCGTTCGCCGCCTCCAGCAGTACCTCCCCGAACCGGTCCCGGAGCTGCTCGACCCGGTCGCCGGCGGCGAACTGCTCGTCGCGACCGACGGCGAGAGCGTGGTCGGCTACCTGCTGTGGTTGCCGGGCGAGCCGGTGTATGTCGCCGAACTCGTCGTCCACCCCGACTACCGGCGGGCGGGCCGGGGTCGCGCCCTGTTCCGTTCCCTGTTCGACCGGCTCGACGACGGGACCGCGGTGACGCTGCGGGTCGCCGCCGCGAACGAAGGGGCACGGGCGCTGTACGCGGAACTGGGGTTCGAACGCGTCGCCGTCGACCCAGATGCATACGACGACGGGACTGGCTACCTGCTGCGTGCCGTCGTCGACTGA
- the dnaG gene encoding DNA primase DnaG, whose protein sequence is MQDTAKYLIHAKLSADGVIERSDVVGAVFGQTEGLLGDEMDLRDLQDSSKVGRIDVSVETEGGQSFGDVTIASSLDKVETAILAASLETISRVGPCQARIEVTDIEDIRAAKRRIVVQRAKELLANSFEESVLTSDELHEEVRESVRAGEMAEYEGYPAGPNVADGDAVVVVEGRADVSRLLEFGVKNAVAVEGTNVPEEVAALTRERTTTAFLDGDRGGQLILRELGQVGDVDFVAFAPDGESVEELPRGELLAALREKTPYEVYERAREAGDAESAREVATGSTVRDAGNTEESPIVGSDGVSIHDEVAGEPDRADGSTDTEESSKTAVTDGAAITEQSLVEQVDRTTEAAEGTAEESDEPTTPTLGEHVREVVGENAGTVRLLDEELSTLTEAPASDAYETVDDAEGAHALVLDGELDQRVLDAAADRDLQHAVARTTGEFVKQPATPHVRPVEGFLS, encoded by the coding sequence ATGCAAGACACAGCGAAATATCTCATCCACGCGAAACTGTCGGCGGACGGTGTCATCGAGAGAAGCGACGTCGTCGGCGCGGTGTTCGGGCAGACCGAAGGCCTGCTCGGCGACGAGATGGACCTGCGTGACCTGCAGGACTCCTCGAAGGTCGGCCGGATCGACGTGAGCGTCGAGACCGAGGGCGGGCAGTCCTTCGGCGACGTGACCATCGCCTCCTCGCTCGACAAAGTCGAGACCGCGATCCTCGCGGCGTCGCTCGAAACGATCTCTCGGGTCGGCCCCTGTCAGGCCCGGATCGAGGTCACCGACATCGAGGACATCCGCGCCGCCAAGCGCCGGATCGTCGTCCAGCGCGCCAAGGAACTGCTCGCGAACTCCTTCGAGGAGAGCGTCCTGACGAGCGACGAGCTCCACGAGGAGGTCCGCGAGTCGGTCCGCGCCGGCGAGATGGCCGAGTACGAGGGCTACCCGGCCGGCCCGAACGTCGCCGACGGCGACGCCGTCGTCGTCGTCGAGGGGCGGGCCGACGTCTCCCGCCTACTGGAGTTCGGCGTGAAAAACGCCGTCGCGGTCGAAGGGACCAACGTCCCCGAGGAAGTCGCGGCGCTCACCCGGGAGCGGACCACGACCGCGTTCCTCGACGGCGATCGGGGCGGCCAGCTGATCCTCCGGGAACTCGGACAGGTCGGCGACGTCGACTTCGTCGCGTTCGCCCCCGACGGCGAGTCCGTCGAGGAGCTCCCCCGCGGCGAACTGCTCGCCGCACTGCGGGAGAAAACCCCCTACGAGGTGTACGAGCGGGCCCGGGAGGCCGGCGACGCCGAGTCGGCCCGCGAGGTCGCGACCGGCAGCACGGTCCGCGACGCCGGAAACACGGAAGAGTCCCCGATCGTCGGCAGCGACGGGGTGTCGATCCACGACGAGGTGGCAGGAGAGCCCGATCGGGCAGACGGCTCGACCGATACCGAGGAGTCGTCGAAGACGGCCGTGACCGACGGCGCAGCGATCACCGAGCAGTCACTCGTCGAGCAGGTCGACCGCACGACGGAGGCAGCAGAAGGGACGGCGGAGGAGTCCGACGAGCCGACGACGCCGACGCTTGGCGAGCACGTCCGCGAAGTGGTCGGGGAGAACGCCGGCACTGTCAGGCTGCTCGACGAGGAACTCTCGACGCTGACGGAGGCACCCGCGAGCGACGCCTACGAGACCGTCGACGACGCCGAGGGCGCCCACGCGCTGGTGCTCGACGGCGAACTCGACCAGCGTGTCCTCGACGCCGCTGCCGACCGGGACCTCCAGCACGCGGTCGCCCGCACGACCGGCGAGTTCGTCAAACAGCCCGCGACTCCGCACGTCCGGCCGGTCGAAGGGTTCCTCTCCTGA
- a CDS encoding ornithine cyclodeaminase family protein, whose amino-acid sequence MTDTLFLRSDDVDDLADPAEYVDAVREGYRQRGEGAAAEPRTKLGSGDPPGMLTSYGAILPDTGAMGGYMYSAGFGAEDAWFTTPLFDADSGEPLAMLDGASMNPFKTGATGAVGVDALAREDADSVALIGAGAQARGQLRCTAEVRDLETVWVFSPTKESREGFAGEMNERLDAAVAAVASPAAAVEDADVVITATTAAEPVFDGDDLEPGTHVTAMGQYDPEKRELDTTTIERAKYVPDLRDRATTDAGSFLHALEEGVVDEDHIHAELGGVVAGEAEGRTDDEEITVFDSGGTGIETVAGAYLLYEKAVERGLGETIEFSPASQALTGE is encoded by the coding sequence ATGACCGACACGCTGTTCCTGCGGAGCGACGACGTCGACGACCTCGCCGACCCCGCGGAGTACGTCGACGCCGTCCGCGAGGGGTACCGCCAGCGCGGCGAGGGCGCCGCCGCCGAACCGCGCACCAAACTCGGCAGCGGCGACCCGCCGGGGATGCTCACCAGCTACGGCGCGATCCTGCCCGACACCGGCGCGATGGGCGGCTACATGTACAGCGCGGGCTTCGGCGCCGAGGACGCGTGGTTCACCACGCCGCTGTTCGACGCCGACTCCGGCGAGCCGCTGGCGATGCTCGACGGCGCGTCGATGAACCCGTTCAAAACCGGCGCGACGGGCGCGGTGGGCGTCGACGCGCTCGCCCGCGAAGACGCCGACAGCGTCGCCCTCATCGGCGCCGGTGCGCAGGCGCGCGGACAGCTCCGCTGTACCGCCGAAGTCCGCGACCTCGAAACCGTCTGGGTGTTCTCCCCGACGAAGGAGTCCCGCGAGGGCTTCGCCGGTGAGATGAACGAGCGCCTCGACGCGGCCGTCGCCGCGGTCGCTTCGCCGGCGGCGGCCGTCGAGGACGCCGACGTGGTGATCACCGCGACCACCGCCGCCGAGCCGGTGTTCGACGGCGACGATCTCGAACCCGGCACCCACGTCACCGCGATGGGGCAGTACGACCCCGAGAAGCGCGAGCTCGACACGACGACGATCGAGCGGGCGAAATACGTGCCGGACCTCCGCGACCGGGCGACGACGGACGCCGGCTCCTTCCTCCACGCGCTCGAAGAGGGCGTCGTCGACGAGGACCACATCCACGCCGAACTCGGCGGGGTCGTCGCCGGCGAGGCCGAGGGGCGGACCGACGACGAGGAGATAACCGTGTTCGACTCCGGCGGCACCGGGATCGAGACGGTCGCCGGCGCGTACCTGCTGTACGAGAAGGCCGTCGAGCGGGGGCTCGGGGAGACGATCGAGTTCTCGCCGGCGAGTCAGGCACTCACCGGGGAGTGA
- a CDS encoding DUF3054 domain-containing protein, which produces MSESFLSKRVDGSAAPLAVGDVITIVAVIAIGMRYGHSTLTGPVALLETAAPFLVGWAVASVLVGAYSAGAAESAKAAVPLAVRSWVPAAVIGVFLRGLLQTNLDQGLLIFLAVMLVTGGVALAGWRWIAFKLR; this is translated from the coding sequence ATGAGCGAGTCGTTCCTCTCGAAACGGGTCGACGGGTCGGCCGCGCCGCTGGCGGTCGGCGACGTGATCACGATCGTCGCAGTGATCGCGATAGGCATGCGCTACGGACACAGCACGCTGACCGGGCCGGTCGCGCTGCTGGAGACCGCCGCACCGTTCCTGGTCGGCTGGGCGGTCGCGAGCGTCCTCGTCGGCGCCTACTCCGCCGGCGCCGCCGAGTCGGCGAAGGCCGCGGTGCCGCTGGCGGTCCGCTCGTGGGTGCCGGCGGCGGTGATCGGCGTGTTCCTCCGCGGCCTGCTGCAGACCAACCTCGATCAGGGGCTGTTGATCTTTCTCGCCGTGATGCTGGTCACCGGCGGCGTCGCGCTGGCGGGCTGGCGCTGGATCGCGTTCAAGCTCCGCTGA
- a CDS encoding class I SAM-dependent methyltransferase — protein sequence MTGWLGRGDVRFFDRVARLYDVAMPPSRTDWATEAFAFAERPVETVLDLAGGTGRVAAALASEYDPVVADVSARMLDRARERGLSAVRADAGGLPLRDGAVDAAVVVDAYHHLPDREAAVREAARVVAPGGVVVIRDFDPTTLPGRGIMMGESLLGMDSQFVAVDAAAQDLTRAGLQSRVLDRGTVYTVAGRVPAE from the coding sequence ATGACCGGCTGGCTCGGCCGTGGCGACGTGCGCTTTTTCGATCGCGTCGCGCGGCTCTACGACGTGGCGATGCCTCCCTCGCGGACCGACTGGGCGACCGAGGCGTTCGCGTTCGCGGAGCGCCCGGTCGAGACCGTGCTGGACCTCGCCGGCGGGACTGGCCGGGTCGCGGCCGCACTCGCCTCCGAGTACGACCCCGTCGTCGCCGACGTGTCGGCGAGGATGCTCGACCGCGCACGAGAGCGCGGGCTCTCGGCCGTTCGTGCGGACGCCGGGGGGCTGCCGCTCCGGGACGGCGCGGTCGACGCCGCGGTCGTCGTCGACGCCTACCACCATCTGCCCGATCGCGAGGCCGCGGTTCGGGAGGCGGCGCGCGTCGTCGCGCCCGGCGGCGTCGTGGTGATCCGGGACTTCGACCCGACGACGCTGCCGGGGCGGGGGATCATGATGGGCGAGTCGCTGCTCGGGATGGACTCCCAGTTCGTCGCCGTCGACGCGGCGGCGCAGGACCTGACACGTGCCGGCCTGCAGTCCCGAGTGCTCGACCGCGGAACGGTGTACACGGTCGCCGGGCGTGTCCCCGCCGAGTGA
- a CDS encoding GNAT family N-acetyltransferase: protein MEFALLGWPVAGPTLRLDFREFSYAGKFVMSNTGKAVARDPGGPRAEPRSVDADVERHEPGSESDPFERDVVAAAAFNEDRTDPGVLWIRYITTRHDRRGEGIGARLAAFVADRAEERGYRRCRIAVNNPFAYHALYKAGFVFTGRETGLAELVLECPGQRDAATYQCGLDTFRTDEERDLSDDERAFLDRHEGDDAPPLVSAPEEPAPEP from the coding sequence ATGGAGTTCGCGCTGCTGGGCTGGCCGGTCGCGGGGCCGACGCTCCGCCTGGACTTCCGGGAGTTCAGCTACGCGGGGAAGTTCGTGATGAGCAACACGGGTAAGGCCGTCGCCCGCGACCCGGGCGGCCCGCGCGCCGAGCCCCGGAGTGTCGACGCCGACGTCGAGCGCCACGAGCCGGGAAGCGAGAGCGACCCCTTCGAGCGCGACGTCGTCGCCGCCGCCGCGTTCAACGAGGACCGCACCGACCCGGGCGTGCTGTGGATCCGGTACATCACCACCCGCCACGACCGGCGCGGCGAGGGGATCGGCGCCCGACTCGCTGCGTTCGTCGCCGACCGCGCCGAGGAACGAGGGTACCGCCGCTGCCGGATCGCGGTCAACAACCCCTTCGCGTACCACGCGCTGTACAAGGCCGGCTTCGTGTTCACCGGCCGGGAGACCGGGCTGGCGGAGCTGGTGCTCGAATGCCCGGGCCAGCGCGACGCCGCGACCTACCAGTGCGGGCTGGACACGTTCCGGACCGACGAGGAGCGCGACCTGAGCGACGACGAGCGCGCGTTCCTCGACCGCCACGAGGGCGACGACGCGCCGCCGCTCGTCTCGGCTCCGGAGGAGCCGGCGCCGGAGCCCTGA
- the fen gene encoding flap endonuclease-1, translating to MGNADLRDVAAIEDVPFDSLSGSVVAVDAHNWLYRYLTTTVKFTADSVYTTDDGEEVANLVGVVQGLPKFFEADVTPVFVFDGGVTDLKSDEVERRRAQRENAEQRRQEAEEAGEAVEAARLDARTQRLTDTIHETTRGLFDRLDVPYMEAPAEGEAQCAHMAAVGDVDYAGSEDYDTMTFGSPLTLRQLTSKGDPELMDLQKTLEKHDITYEQLVDVALLMGTDFNEGVSGYGPKTAVKAVKEHGDVWGVMDADDVYVENADRVRELFFDPPVTDEYELDLDVDPEIDAAKRYVTETWGVDADEVERGFERIEESLVQTGLDDWT from the coding sequence ATGGGCAACGCGGATCTCCGCGACGTGGCGGCCATCGAGGACGTCCCCTTCGACTCGCTGTCGGGGAGCGTCGTCGCCGTCGACGCGCACAACTGGCTCTACCGCTACCTCACGACGACGGTGAAGTTCACCGCCGACTCGGTGTACACGACCGACGACGGCGAGGAGGTGGCCAACCTCGTCGGCGTCGTGCAGGGGCTGCCGAAGTTCTTCGAGGCCGACGTGACCCCCGTGTTCGTGTTCGACGGCGGCGTCACCGACCTCAAGAGCGACGAGGTCGAGCGCCGACGGGCGCAGCGCGAGAACGCCGAGCAGCGCCGACAGGAAGCCGAGGAGGCCGGCGAGGCCGTCGAGGCGGCGCGGTTGGACGCCCGGACCCAGCGTCTCACGGACACTATCCACGAGACCACCCGCGGGCTGTTCGATCGCCTCGACGTGCCGTACATGGAGGCGCCCGCCGAGGGGGAGGCTCAGTGCGCGCACATGGCCGCGGTCGGCGACGTGGACTACGCCGGCAGCGAGGACTACGACACGATGACGTTCGGCTCGCCCCTGACGCTCAGACAGCTCACCTCGAAGGGCGACCCCGAGCTGATGGACCTGCAGAAGACCCTCGAGAAACACGACATCACCTACGAGCAGCTCGTCGACGTGGCGCTGCTGATGGGGACGGACTTCAACGAGGGCGTCAGCGGCTACGGCCCCAAGACGGCCGTCAAAGCCGTGAAGGAACACGGCGACGTCTGGGGCGTGATGGATGCCGACGACGTGTACGTCGAGAACGCCGACCGCGTCCGGGAGCTGTTTTTCGACCCGCCGGTCACCGACGAGTACGAACTCGACCTCGACGTGGATCCGGAGATCGACGCCGCGAAACGCTACGTCACCGAGACGTGGGGGGTTGACGCCGACGAGGTCGAGCGCGGCTTCGAACGCATCGAGGAGTCGCTGGTCCAGACCGGGCTCGACGACTGGACGTAG
- a CDS encoding DUF7504 family protein yields MSFGSRSMLSSPEVGQERPANEVPGDTATLPEEPGRQSLVTIPSMSTGLTALPERGCENLLVVSPWAPDRIESALRDRGVPVGNCGLIPVNGSPVRYDGPLWTTEAVSPADLTGLSMRYCEAMRHVEPGEGWVLIDNVQVLLMYVDADRAVRLLRRLTRQAHERDVTGVVSVDRSAVETRTIATLGQLVGTVVER; encoded by the coding sequence GTGAGCTTCGGCAGCCGGTCGATGCTGTCCTCGCCCGAAGTCGGCCAGGAGCGCCCGGCGAACGAGGTTCCGGGGGACACGGCGACGCTGCCCGAGGAGCCCGGGCGGCAGTCGCTGGTGACGATCCCGTCGATGAGCACCGGGCTGACGGCGCTACCCGAGCGGGGCTGTGAGAACCTCCTCGTCGTCTCGCCGTGGGCGCCCGATCGGATCGAGTCCGCGCTTCGGGATCGCGGCGTGCCGGTGGGCAACTGCGGCCTGATCCCGGTCAACGGCTCGCCGGTGCGCTACGACGGGCCGCTCTGGACGACCGAGGCGGTCTCGCCCGCGGACCTGACCGGCCTGTCGATGCGGTACTGCGAAGCGATGCGACACGTCGAGCCCGGCGAGGGCTGGGTGCTGATCGACAACGTTCAGGTGTTGCTGATGTACGTCGACGCCGACCGGGCGGTCCGGTTGTTGCGCCGCCTCACCCGGCAGGCACACGAGCGCGACGTGACGGGCGTGGTCTCGGTCGACCGCAGCGCCGTCGAAACGCGGACGATCGCGACGCTCGGCCAACTCGTCGGCACGGTCGTCGAGCGCTGA
- a CDS encoding BolA family protein translates to METDELEATIEAEIRDAEATVSLPRAHHDRNHQDAHFAAVVVSPAFEGETLVEQHQMVYDAVGDEMTDSVHALEIETYTPEEYAEREHDE, encoded by the coding sequence ATGGAGACGGACGAACTCGAAGCGACGATCGAGGCCGAGATTCGCGACGCGGAGGCCACCGTGAGCCTCCCGCGTGCTCACCACGACCGGAACCACCAGGACGCCCACTTCGCGGCGGTCGTCGTCTCCCCCGCGTTCGAGGGAGAGACGCTGGTCGAACAGCACCAGATGGTGTACGACGCCGTCGGCGACGAGATGACTGACAGCGTCCACGCGCTGGAGATCGAGACGTACACGCCCGAGGAGTACGCCGAGCGCGAGCACGACGAGTAG